The following proteins come from a genomic window of Trifolium pratense cultivar HEN17-A07 linkage group LG4, ARS_RC_1.1, whole genome shotgun sequence:
- the LOC123922632 gene encoding aminopeptidase P2-like produces MFLLCQCEIFGFTYWKVDPFIKYLFGSSHEIEFEFVITSLTLCYGIGDAYGLLIFILQWFLIFIVPDRALCSVLLRRQFLFTSDLAEELKQFISKKNHELVYLYNSNLVDEIWKESRPETPNKPVRVHDLKYAGLDVASKLSSRRSELVKAGSSAIIVSALDEIAWLLNLRGSDIPHSPVVYAYLIVEIDGATLFIDNSKITEEVDDHLKKANIEIKPYNSIISETENLAARGAALWLDTSSVNAAIVNAYKAACDKYYQNYENKHKTGNKVFDGSNEKSDVGVPIAVHKLSPVSLAKAIKNETELKGMQDCHLWDAAALAQFWDWLETKITNNRVLTEVEVSDKLLEFRSKQDGFFDTISGSGPNGAVIHYKPEPESCSIVYPNKLFLLDSGAQYVAGTTDITRTVHFGKPTAREKECFTRVLQGHIALDQAVFPEDTPGFVLDAFARSFLWKVGLDYRHGTGHGVGAALNVHEGPQSISYRYGNFTPLVNGMIVSNEPGYYEDHAFGIRIENLLYVRNVETPNRFGGIQYLGFEKLTYVPIQIKLVDVSLLSATEIDWLNNYHSVVWEKVSPLLDGSAREWLWNNTRPIISESV; encoded by the exons ATGTTTTTGTTGTGTCAATGTGAAATCTTTGGGTTTACTT ACTGGAAAGTAGATCCATTCATCAAGTATTTATTTGGATCCTCACATGAGATTGAGTTTGAATTTGTTATAACATCACTGACTTTATGTTATGGCATTGGGGATGCATATGGattgttaatttttatattgcaatggtttttaatttttatagtgCCTGATAGGGCGTTATGTTCTGTATTGTTAAGGAGGCAGTTTCTTTTTACTTCGGATCTTGCTGAAGAGCTTAAGCAGTTCATCTCTAAGAAAAACCATGAGCTAGTGTATTTGTACAATTCAAATCTCGTGGATGAAATATGGAAAGAATCTAGGCCTGAGACTCCAAATAAGCCGGTTAGAGTGCATGACCTAAAGTATGCTGGTTTAGATGTTGCGTCAAAATTGTCATCTCGGAGGTCAGAACTTGTTAAGGCTGGTTCGTCTGCAATTATCGTCTCCGCGCTTGATGAAATTGCATGGTTGTTGAACTTG AGAGGGAGTGATATCCCACATTCACCCGTTGTATATGCATATTTGATTGTGGAGATTGATGGAGCTACATTATTTATCGACAATTCAAAAATTACTGAAGAGGTGGATGACCACTTGAAGAAAGCAAACATAGAGATCAAGCCATACAATTCGATTATATCTGAGACTGAAAA TTTGGCAGCACGTGGTGCCGCCCTTTGGTTGGATACTTCCTCTGTTAATGCTGCTATTGTAAATGCCTATAAAGCTGCCTGCGACAAATATTATCAGAACTACGAGAATAAACACAAAACTGGGAATAAAGTTTTTGATGGATCGAATGAGAAATCAGATGTAGGTGTACCCATTGCTGTCCATAAATTATCCCCTGTTTCTCTAGCAAAGGCCATAAAAAATGAAACGGAGCTGAAAGGAATGCAAGATTGTCATTTATG GGATGCTGCTGCCCTTGCTCAGTTCTGGGATTGGCTAGAAACAAAAATTACTAACAACAGGGTATTAACCGAAGTAGAAGTTTCAGACAAACTTCTTGAGTTTCGCTCAAAACAAGATGGTTTCTTTGACACCATAAGTG GTTCTGGTCCAAATGGTGCGGTCATACACTACAAACCAGAACCAGAGAGTTGTAGTATTGTGTATccaaataaattattcttattGGATAGTGGTGCTCAGTATGTTGCTGGCACTACTGACATTACACGGACAGTTCATTTTGGCAAACCAACGGCAAGAGAGAAAGAATGTTTCACGCGAGTTTTGCAG GGTCATATAGCTCTTGACCAGGCAGTTTTCCCAGAAGATACCCCTGGTTTTGTGCTGGATGCATTTGCTCGTTCCTTTCTTTGGAAAGTTGGACTTGACTACAGACATG GAACTGGGCATGGTGTAGGAGCTGCATTGAATGTTCATGAAGGTCCTCAAAGCATCAGTTACCGGTATGGAAATTTTACCCCTCTAGTGAATGGCATGATTGTTAGCAATGAGCCTGGTTATTATGAAGACCATGCCTTCGGCATTCGGATTGAG AATCTACTGTATGTGAGAAATGTTGAGACACCAAACCGTTTTGGAGGAATCCAATATCTAGGATTTGAAAAACTTACATACGTACCCATTCAG ATTAAATTGGTAGACGTATCTCTGCTATCGGCTACAGAGATCGATTGGCTTAACAACTACCACTCAGTAGTCTGGGAAAAG GTTTCACCCTTGTTGGATGGTTCTGCTCGTGAATGGCTTTGGAACAACACTCGGCCTATCATCAGTGAATCAGTTTAA
- the LOC123882183 gene encoding DNA damage-repair/toleration protein DRT102-like: MADSNNHIKIIAGADDFGTPLKDALVSHLRSLNIQVEDLGTSSYYSAGAEVGRRVSQSISSSSPEVRGLVACGTGAGVSIFANKFPGVFAATCLTPSDAVNARSINNSNVLAVSGKYTSTESAIEIVNTWLNTPFKSPCPANDNKSWPQEIENFLDKSLVEMPEIGKGEPVDTCAVCCLVKNRELNPIDLIPGGSMKIVRETPTSAFVRFKAGSVEPAHHHTFGHDLVVIEGKKSVWNLTKEERYDLTVGDYLFTPAGDVHRVKYHEDTEFFIKWDGHWDMFFDEDLETGKIAIDKELGLAK; encoded by the coding sequence ATGGCAGATTCTAACAACCATATCAAAATCATCGCCGGAGCCGATGACTTCGGCACACCTCTCAAAGATGCTTTGGTCTCTCACCTTCGTTCCCTCAACATCCAAGTTGAAGATCTCGGAACATCCTCTTACTATTCCGCCGGCGCCGAGGTCGGCCGTAGAGTCTCTCAATCCATATCATCTTCTTCCCCGGAAGTCCGTGGCCTCGTTGCTTGCGGCACTGGTGCCGGCGTCTCCATCTTTGCCAACAAATTCCCTGGCGTATTCGCCGCCACCTGTCTTACTCCCTCTGACGCCGTCAACGCTCGATCAATCAACAATTCAAACGTCCTCGCCGTCTCCGGGAAGTACACTTCAACTGAATCCGCAATCGAGATCGTGAACACATGGCTGAACACGCCGTTCAAGTCTCCATGTCCTGCAAACGATAACAAATCATGGCCACAAGAGATTGAGAACTTTCTAGACAAATCACTAGTTGAAATGCCGGAAATTGGAAAAGGTGAACCGGTTGACACGTGTGCGGTTTGTTGTTTGGTGAAGAACCGGGAATTGAACCCGATCGATTTGATTCCGGGAGGTTCAATGAAGATTGTTAGAGAGACACCGACGTCGGCGTTCGTGAGGTTCAAAGCCGGGAGTGTGGAGCCGGCGCATCATCATACGTTTGGACATGATTTGGTAGTGATTGAAGGGAAGAAGAGTGTCTGGAATCTGACAAAGGAAGAGAGATATGATCTAACGGTTGGGGATTACTTGTTTACTCCTGCTGGTGATGTGCATAGAGTGAAGTATCATGAAGATACTGAGTTTTTCATCAAGTGGGATGGTCATTGGGATATGTTTTTTGATGAAGATCTTGAAACTGGTAAAATTGCAATTGATAAAGAATTAGGGTTAGCCAAGTGA
- the LOC123882184 gene encoding uncharacterized protein LOC123882184 codes for MSTKFEKKSKRKFEMKPKCFRVRSRNPRTSAMYHYQHVGPYDWLPIPKELYPAYLADIAAAAKARAEGKPIDKNIWNKYFRVKPVVHRSKPLANWKQLDDYWRERDAARVKANALKRKMKKAYHMKKEQPLLNKTELMTEFARVVANALKRKEKEAYPMKKEQQLLDETKLTDFARFRLTL; via the exons ATGTCCACCAAGTTCGAAAAGAAATCAAAGAGGAAATTCG AAATGAAACCCAAGTGCTTTCGTGTAAGATCACGAAATCCTAGGACTAGTGCGATGTACCATTATCAACACGTCGGTCCCTATgat TGGTTACCTATTCCCAAAGAGCTATACCCTGCGTACCTGGCTGATATTGCTGCGGCTGCAAAGGCTCGTGCTGAGGGGAAGCCCATAGACAAAAACATTTGGAATAAGTACTTTCGAGTGAAACCGGTAGTGCACAGGTCCAAACCCCTTGCCAATTGGAAACAGCTGGATGACTattggagagagagagatgcTGCTCGTGTCAAGGCTAACGCTTTAAAGAGGAAGATGAAAAAGGCTTATCACATGAAAAAGGAGCAGCCGTTATTAAACAAAACTGAATTGATGACAGAATTTGCTCGTGTCGTGGCTAACGCTTTAAAGAGGAAGGAGAAAGAGGCTTATCCCATGAAAAAGGAGCAGCAGTTATTAGACGAAACTAAATTGACAGATTTTGCCCGTTTCCGGCTAACGCTttaa
- the LOC123882185 gene encoding ras-related protein Rab2BV-like, producing MAYKIDNEYDYLFKVVLIGDSGVGKSNILSRFTRNEFCLESKSTIGVEFATRTLQVEGKTVKAQIWDTAGQERYRAITSAYYRGAVGALLVYDITKRQTFENVQRWLRELRDHADSNIVIMLAGNKSDLNHLRAVASEDAESLAEKESLSFLETSALEALNVEKAFQTILFDIYHIISKKALAAQEATSSGVPHGTTINVSNISDNNNNASKTCCSN from the exons atggcatataaaatagataatgAATATGATTATCTCTTTAAAGTTGTTTTAATTGGAGATTCTGGTGTTGGAAAATCTAATATTCTTTCACGTTTTACACGAAATGAGTTTTGTTTGGAGTCTAAATCTACCATTGGAGTTGAATTTGCAACAAGGACATTGcag GTAGAGGGTAAGACAGTAAAAGCACAAATATGGGATACAGCTGGTCAAGAGAGGTATAGAGCAATCACAAGTGCTTATTATAGAGGAGCTGTTGGTGCCTTATTAGTTTATGACATAACAAAAAGACAAACATTTGAAAATGTACAAAGGTGGCTACGTGAATTAAGAGATCATGCAGATTCTAACATTGTTATTATGTTGGCTGGTAATAAATCTGATTTAAATCATCTAAGAGCAGTTGCAAGTGAAGATGCTGAAAGTTTGGCTGAAAAAGAAAGTCTTTCTTTTTTAGAGACATCAGCATTGGAAGCACTTAATGTTGAGAAAGCTTTTCAAACTATTTTGTTTGATATTTAtcatattataagtaaaaaagcACTTGCAGCACAAGAAGCTACTTCTAGTGGTGTTCCTCATGGAACTACTATAAATGTTTCAAATATATcggataataataataatgctaGTAAAACTTGTTGCTCCAATTAA